The following coding sequences lie in one Allorhizobium pseudoryzae genomic window:
- a CDS encoding dihydrolipoamide acetyltransferase family protein produces the protein MAIRTIRLPDVGEGVTEAEVAEILVKPGDLVREDDPIAAVMTDKATVEITSAYSGKVVWIGGEVGKTLAIGSDLIRIEDDTAAGAEEEPKAVPVAEPATVAQSVTPVEPAKQTTPSPISAVDSGTRTAVSSPQPMPPNAAIPPRAEGAPVLASPAVRQRARDGGIDLRQVSGSGPAGRITHADLDSLFQQAGQGGGAATSSLQPQPETVETVKVAGLRRMIARRMSEANASIPHITVVEEVDVTEIEALRVKLNETRGDRPKLTLLPLIAAALVKAKQSNPKIFARYDDEADEVQYSSAVHIGIATMTDGGLMVPVLRHAEALDLFGMATEIGRLSEACRKNKAKREELSGSTITITSLGPLGAIATTPIINKPEVAILGINRMAVRPSWNGTAFVPRTMMNISASFDHRVIDGWDAAVFVQKMKVLLETPAMIFMKD, from the coding sequence ATGGCAATCCGAACAATCAGGCTGCCGGATGTCGGCGAAGGCGTGACCGAGGCGGAAGTCGCCGAGATCCTGGTGAAGCCCGGCGATCTGGTGCGCGAGGACGATCCGATCGCCGCGGTGATGACCGACAAGGCGACGGTCGAGATCACCTCCGCCTATAGCGGCAAGGTGGTCTGGATCGGCGGTGAGGTGGGAAAGACGCTCGCCATCGGCTCCGATCTCATCCGCATCGAGGACGATACGGCCGCAGGCGCCGAAGAGGAGCCGAAAGCTGTGCCGGTTGCGGAGCCGGCGACCGTAGCGCAAAGCGTCACGCCTGTTGAACCTGCCAAGCAGACGACGCCTTCACCCATTTCGGCGGTCGATTCCGGCACGCGGACAGCCGTCTCTTCTCCGCAGCCGATGCCGCCGAACGCGGCCATTCCGCCACGCGCGGAGGGCGCTCCGGTTCTGGCCTCGCCCGCCGTGCGCCAGCGGGCGCGCGACGGTGGCATCGATCTGCGCCAGGTGTCCGGAAGCGGGCCGGCGGGGCGGATCACCCATGCCGATCTCGATTCGCTGTTTCAGCAGGCAGGGCAGGGGGGAGGTGCTGCGACGTCCTCTCTCCAACCGCAGCCGGAGACGGTGGAGACGGTCAAGGTTGCCGGTCTGCGCCGGATGATCGCCCGGCGGATGAGCGAGGCGAATGCCAGCATTCCGCACATCACCGTGGTCGAGGAGGTCGATGTCACCGAGATCGAGGCGCTCAGGGTCAAGCTCAACGAGACGCGCGGCGACAGGCCGAAGCTGACGCTTCTGCCGCTGATTGCTGCGGCGCTGGTGAAGGCCAAACAAAGCAATCCCAAAATCTTCGCGCGCTATGACGACGAGGCCGACGAGGTGCAGTATTCGAGCGCCGTCCACATCGGCATCGCCACGATGACCGACGGCGGGCTGATGGTGCCGGTCCTGCGGCATGCGGAGGCGCTCGATCTCTTCGGCATGGCGACCGAAATCGGGCGGCTGTCGGAGGCCTGCCGGAAGAACAAGGCCAAACGCGAGGAGCTGTCCGGCTCCACGATCACCATCACCTCGCTCGGGCCGCTCGGCGCGATTGCCACGACGCCGATCATCAACAAGCCAGAAGTGGCGATCCTCGGCATCAACCGCATGGCCGTGCGGCCGAGTTGGAACGGCACGGCCTTCGTGCCGCGTACGATGATGAACATATCCGCGAGCTTCGATCACCGTGTCATCGATGGCTGGGATGCCGCTGTCTTCGTCCAGAAGATGAAGGTGCTTCTGGAAACGCCCGCCATGATCTTCATGAAGGATTGA
- the lpdA gene encoding dihydrolipoyl dehydrogenase, translating into MTDLSCNVLVIGAGPGGYVAAIRAGQLGLETIIVEQKAHGGTCLNIGCIPSKALIHAAQEFFAVREASGGHSKLGIRTSDVRIDLAKTVAWKDGIVRQLTGGVSGLLKKAGVRSVQGRARIVDGKTVAVETADGVVRISCRNLVIATGSRPVEVPSLPFGGNILSSTEALSLTAVPETLAVVGGGYIGLEIGTAYAKLGAKVSIFEAKPHILPQYDEELSRPVVARLKALGVAVHVNAMVEGYDSDQSMLRVRTGSEVTESAAEKVLVTVGRQPALEDLGLDQLRLDMEGRFIRTDTRGQTSMRGVYAIGDVTGEPMLAHRAMAQGEIVADAMVGHGGGWDKRAIPAVCFTDPELVVAGLLPDQARDTGRDVGVATYPLQANGRALTLERPDGFVRIVFDKPSGLVLGLQAVGAGCSELAGEFALALEMCATLTDIAATIHAHPTLGETVQEAALMGLGKALHA; encoded by the coding sequence ATGACGGATCTCTCCTGCAACGTTCTGGTGATCGGAGCCGGGCCCGGCGGTTATGTGGCGGCCATCCGCGCCGGCCAGTTGGGTCTTGAGACGATCATCGTGGAGCAGAAGGCGCACGGCGGCACCTGCCTCAACATCGGCTGCATTCCCTCCAAGGCGCTGATCCACGCCGCGCAGGAGTTCTTTGCGGTGCGCGAGGCCTCCGGCGGGCACTCGAAACTCGGCATCCGCACCTCGGACGTGCGCATCGATCTGGCAAAGACAGTTGCCTGGAAGGATGGCATTGTGCGGCAACTGACCGGCGGGGTCTCAGGCCTCTTGAAGAAGGCCGGGGTGCGGTCCGTTCAGGGGCGGGCACGCATCGTGGACGGCAAAACCGTTGCGGTGGAGACGGCAGACGGTGTCGTGCGGATCTCCTGCCGCAACCTGGTGATCGCCACCGGCTCCCGACCGGTCGAGGTTCCGTCACTGCCCTTCGGAGGCAACATCCTGTCATCCACCGAGGCGCTGTCACTGACCGCCGTGCCCGAAACCTTGGCCGTGGTCGGGGGCGGTTATATCGGTCTCGAGATCGGTACGGCCTATGCGAAACTGGGTGCCAAGGTCTCGATCTTCGAAGCCAAGCCGCACATCTTGCCGCAGTACGACGAGGAACTGTCGCGGCCGGTCGTGGCGCGGCTGAAGGCGCTTGGCGTGGCGGTGCATGTGAACGCCATGGTGGAGGGCTACGATTCGGATCAGTCGATGTTGCGCGTGCGGACAGGCTCGGAGGTCACGGAAAGTGCAGCTGAGAAGGTACTGGTCACGGTCGGGCGCCAGCCGGCGCTGGAAGATCTGGGCCTTGATCAACTCCGCCTTGACATGGAAGGCCGCTTCATCCGCACCGACACGCGCGGGCAGACCTCCATGCGTGGCGTCTATGCCATCGGCGACGTGACCGGCGAGCCGATGCTGGCGCATCGGGCGATGGCGCAGGGGGAGATCGTGGCGGACGCCATGGTCGGGCATGGCGGCGGGTGGGACAAACGCGCGATTCCCGCCGTCTGTTTTACCGATCCGGAACTGGTCGTCGCGGGCCTTCTTCCGGATCAGGCCCGTGATACTGGTCGGGATGTCGGCGTCGCGACCTATCCGCTGCAGGCGAATGGCCGCGCGTTGACGCTGGAGCGTCCCGATGGCTTCGTGCGGATCGTCTTCGACAAACCATCGGGCCTTGTCCTTGGACTTCAGGCGGTCGGCGCCGGTTGTTCGGAACTTGCCGGCGAGTTTGCGCTGGCGCTCGAAATGTGCGCAACGCTGACGGATATCGCTGCAACCATTCATGCCCACCCCACACTGGGGGAGACCGTGCAGGAGGCGGCGCTGATGGGCCTTGGCAAGGCGTTGCACGCCTGA
- a CDS encoding UDP-glucose dehydrogenase family protein, producing MRITIFGIGYVGLVQAAVLAETGHDVLCVDIDPDKIENLKKGIIPIYEPGLEPMVKANFNEGRLLFTTDIGAGVDFGAIQMIAVGTPPGEDGSADLRHVLKVAASIGQAMNEDKIVVTKSTVPVGTGQKVGEAIAAELAKRSLADSLSVSIVSNPEFLKEGSAVADCSKPDRIIVGCDDTETIEVMRELYAPFNRNRDRMIVMDLRSAEFTKYAANCMLASRISFMNEMANLAELVGADIERVRVGIGSDPRIGYDFIYAGIGYGGSCFPKDVSALIRTAESVSYEPTILKAVESRNRAQKGVLFDKIRDYFEGDLKGRRLALWGLAFKANTDDMRESPARVLLEQLWAVGATVQAFDPEAMVQCQEIYGQRDDLVLCGTKEGALRHADGLIVATEWKNFRSPSFDLIRQALNHPVIFDGRNMYAPATVAQHGLDYFSIGRAPVRVSGEALQTARSVSAAEAVLHRL from the coding sequence ATGCGGATCACCATCTTCGGTATAGGGTATGTGGGTCTCGTGCAGGCGGCAGTTCTGGCCGAGACTGGTCACGACGTCCTGTGCGTCGACATCGATCCCGACAAGATCGAGAACCTTAAGAAAGGGATCATCCCGATCTATGAGCCGGGCCTCGAGCCGATGGTCAAAGCCAATTTCAACGAAGGCCGGCTGCTCTTCACCACGGACATCGGCGCGGGCGTCGATTTCGGCGCGATCCAGATGATCGCGGTCGGCACGCCGCCCGGCGAGGATGGTTCGGCGGATCTTCGGCATGTGCTGAAGGTGGCTGCATCGATCGGTCAGGCGATGAACGAGGACAAGATCGTCGTGACGAAGAGCACGGTGCCCGTCGGCACTGGCCAGAAGGTGGGTGAGGCCATTGCCGCCGAACTTGCCAAGCGCAGCCTTGCAGATAGCCTGTCGGTCAGCATCGTCTCCAATCCGGAATTTCTGAAGGAAGGATCGGCGGTTGCCGATTGCTCGAAGCCGGACCGGATCATCGTCGGTTGCGACGATACAGAGACGATCGAGGTGATGCGCGAGCTTTACGCGCCCTTCAACCGCAACCGTGACCGCATGATCGTGATGGACCTGCGCAGCGCGGAATTCACCAAATATGCCGCCAACTGCATGCTGGCGAGCCGCATCAGCTTCATGAACGAGATGGCAAACCTCGCCGAACTGGTGGGGGCGGACATCGAGCGCGTGCGTGTCGGCATCGGCAGCGATCCGCGCATCGGTTACGATTTCATCTATGCCGGCATCGGCTATGGCGGCTCCTGCTTCCCGAAGGATGTCTCTGCCCTCATCCGCACCGCCGAAAGCGTGTCCTACGAACCAACGATCCTGAAGGCGGTGGAGAGCCGCAACCGTGCCCAGAAGGGCGTGCTGTTCGACAAGATCAGGGATTACTTCGAAGGTGACCTGAAGGGGCGGCGTTTGGCGCTCTGGGGTCTCGCCTTCAAGGCGAATACCGATGACATGCGCGAATCCCCGGCGCGCGTGCTGCTCGAACAGCTCTGGGCGGTCGGTGCGACGGTGCAGGCGTTTGATCCGGAAGCCATGGTGCAATGCCAGGAGATCTACGGCCAGCGCGACGACCTGGTGCTCTGCGGTACCAAGGAAGGGGCGCTTCGCCATGCCGACGGCCTGATCGTTGCGACCGAATGGAAGAATTTCCGCTCGCCTTCCTTCGATCTGATCCGCCAGGCGCTGAACCATCCGGTCATCTTCGACGGTCGCAACATGTATGCGCCGGCAACCGTTGCCCAGCACGGGCTCGACTATTTCTCGATCGGCCGTGCGCCGGTGCGTGTGTCGGGCGAGGCGCTTCAAACGGCCAGGTCTGTTTCCGCAGCCGAGGCGGTGCTGCACCGGCTCTGA
- a CDS encoding glycosyltransferase family 2 protein produces MINSNTAPVTVIIPTYNRADLIAQSIDSVLDQTWRPHEIIVVVDGSTDDTVARLQPYADRVKVVVKENGGKSSALNLGLSMASQPYVWIFDDDDIATPDALRRLVLALEDNPEAGFSYGLLDKFYGGWPGEVTEPLICYRSSDQRALYLKLMQDFFIWQGAMLVRKSCYDSVGPFDIRFSRSQDYQMLLRLARRFAGVGVPEVMFHQRHHEGERGPQHARFKSKDAEAVWARFNRLMFDEIYESHGLDEFCIGAVSPDLDARAQLTALLQRAAIMARKGIWPRAIADMMAASTRAAFLETTGVPVHLQAQEMSALRAVFEHGARSAFPSFAEAKGFRRALANFTPELRSQIIGNLLLPVTNRMRLLPSRVNKAEEARQIAYQLTCLAQPAALPVYLAARRTEYRLYGVERLNPSADDTALRLRRPSGPSGDLSMSGSAP; encoded by the coding sequence ATGATCAACAGCAACACGGCGCCGGTCACGGTCATCATCCCCACCTACAATCGCGCGGACCTGATCGCCCAGTCGATCGACAGTGTTCTCGACCAGACCTGGCGTCCGCACGAGATCATCGTGGTGGTGGACGGCTCCACCGATGACACGGTGGCACGGCTTCAACCCTATGCCGATCGCGTAAAGGTCGTTGTCAAGGAAAACGGCGGCAAGTCGAGCGCCTTGAACCTCGGGCTTTCGATGGCAAGCCAGCCCTATGTCTGGATCTTTGACGATGACGACATTGCCACGCCCGATGCGCTGCGGCGCCTGGTGCTGGCGCTCGAGGACAATCCGGAGGCCGGCTTCTCCTATGGCCTGCTCGACAAGTTCTATGGCGGCTGGCCGGGCGAGGTGACCGAGCCGCTGATCTGCTACCGGTCGTCGGACCAGCGGGCGCTTTATCTGAAACTGATGCAGGATTTCTTTATCTGGCAGGGCGCCATGCTGGTGCGCAAGAGCTGTTATGACAGCGTCGGCCCCTTTGACATCCGTTTTTCGCGCTCGCAGGACTACCAGATGCTGCTGAGGCTCGCCCGTCGTTTCGCAGGCGTCGGCGTGCCGGAGGTGATGTTCCACCAGCGCCACCATGAGGGTGAGCGCGGCCCGCAGCATGCCCGCTTCAAATCGAAGGATGCCGAGGCCGTCTGGGCGCGCTTCAACCGGCTGATGTTCGACGAGATCTACGAAAGCCACGGGCTGGACGAGTTCTGCATCGGCGCCGTGAGCCCGGATCTCGATGCACGGGCGCAGCTGACCGCGCTTCTGCAGCGGGCGGCGATCATGGCGCGCAAGGGCATCTGGCCACGCGCGATCGCTGACATGATGGCCGCATCCACCCGGGCCGCCTTCCTGGAGACCACCGGCGTACCCGTACACCTTCAGGCACAGGAGATGTCGGCGCTGCGGGCTGTTTTTGAGCACGGTGCTCGCTCCGCCTTTCCGAGTTTTGCCGAGGCGAAGGGGTTTCGCCGCGCGCTTGCCAATTTCACACCCGAGCTTCGGTCGCAGATCATCGGCAACCTGCTTCTGCCCGTCACCAACCGCATGAGGCTTTTGCCAAGCCGCGTGAACAAGGCAGAAGAAGCGCGTCAGATCGCATACCAGTTGACCTGCCTCGCACAGCCTGCAGCACTTCCGGTCTATCTTGCGGCCCGACGGACCGAATACCGTCTCTATGGCGTGGAGCGGCTGAACCCTTCCGCGGACGATACCGCCCTGCGCCTGCGGCGTCCCTCCGGCCCCTCGGGCGACCTGTCGATGTCCGGTTCCGCTCCATGA
- a CDS encoding lipopolysaccharide biosynthesis protein: MSAETPVRSEFDPDQTSYRRSVQAGAIVTGSSQAVVALCQIVSVIVLSRLLSPSDFGIVAMSWPVIGLLSIFQDFGLTQATVQRPGITRQDVNFLFWLNVGISGLVALAIFATAPLAAAFYSEPKIAALLMAMSCLVLIQGLGAQHTALLNRRMRFPALSAMEVAGALGGLGTSVTWALLSPSYWALFGGSLVTVLLPVILAWTLSGWRPGLPRRAEGARALVNFGAGLTGFNLANFVARNADNVLIGRFLGGAQLGLYDRAYKLMLMPLRQATNPLARVMVPTLARLSDEPARYRQAYLTVVPLLLIALVPGIAALIIVAPTFIPFLLGPEWQESALIFSALGFAGLLQPLNNPAGWLFISQGRSRDFMIWGVVTATTSVAAFVIGLPYGVYGVAVCYTISEYLRTPFLWWFIGRKGPVRVRDMLSAAGPTLIGAHLAIGGFFWLDPALPGNPIAQAAIAASLTYSVSILIALIFPSGRDAARNLLGMIPRRLQRKSS, from the coding sequence ATGAGTGCGGAAACGCCCGTTCGCAGCGAGTTCGACCCCGACCAGACCAGCTATCGCCGATCGGTGCAGGCGGGGGCGATCGTCACCGGCTCCTCGCAGGCAGTGGTGGCGCTCTGCCAGATCGTCTCCGTGATCGTGCTGTCGCGCCTGCTGTCGCCATCAGATTTCGGCATCGTCGCCATGAGCTGGCCGGTGATCGGTCTTCTGTCGATCTTCCAGGATTTCGGCCTGACCCAGGCGACCGTGCAGCGACCGGGCATTACCCGGCAGGATGTCAATTTTCTCTTCTGGCTGAATGTCGGCATCAGCGGGCTGGTGGCACTGGCGATCTTTGCGACGGCACCGCTGGCGGCGGCCTTCTATAGCGAACCGAAGATCGCGGCCCTTCTGATGGCGATGAGCTGCCTTGTCCTGATCCAAGGGCTCGGCGCCCAGCATACGGCGCTTTTGAACCGCCGCATGCGCTTTCCGGCCCTCTCGGCCATGGAGGTCGCCGGTGCGCTGGGCGGTCTTGGTACTTCCGTCACCTGGGCGCTGCTGTCGCCCTCCTACTGGGCGCTGTTCGGCGGCTCGCTGGTGACGGTGCTTTTGCCCGTCATTCTCGCCTGGACGCTGAGTGGCTGGCGGCCCGGTCTGCCGCGCCGTGCCGAGGGCGCGCGGGCGCTCGTCAATTTCGGCGCCGGGCTGACCGGCTTCAACCTGGCGAATTTCGTCGCCCGCAATGCCGACAATGTGCTGATTGGACGTTTTCTCGGCGGTGCGCAGCTTGGCCTCTACGACCGTGCCTACAAGCTGATGCTGATGCCGCTTCGCCAGGCGACCAATCCGCTGGCGCGTGTGATGGTGCCGACGCTCGCCAGGCTCTCGGACGAGCCGGCACGCTACCGGCAGGCCTATCTGACCGTCGTACCGCTGCTGCTGATTGCACTGGTGCCCGGGATTGCGGCGCTGATCATCGTGGCGCCGACCTTCATTCCTTTTCTGCTCGGGCCGGAATGGCAGGAAAGTGCGCTGATCTTCAGCGCGCTTGGGTTCGCCGGCCTGCTGCAGCCGCTCAACAACCCGGCGGGCTGGCTGTTCATATCGCAGGGGCGCTCGCGCGATTTCATGATCTGGGGTGTGGTGACCGCCACCACCTCGGTCGCCGCCTTCGTCATCGGTCTGCCCTACGGCGTTTACGGTGTCGCGGTCTGCTACACGATCAGCGAATATCTGCGCACACCTTTTCTCTGGTGGTTCATTGGCCGCAAGGGCCCTGTGCGGGTCCGCGACATGCTGAGTGCTGCAGGCCCGACGCTCATTGGGGCGCATCTGGCGATCGGCGGATTTTTCTGGCTGGACCCGGCGCTGCCGGGCAATCCGATCGCCCAGGCGGCGATTGCCGCATCGCTGACCTATTCCGTCTCCATCCTGATCGCGCTGATCTTTCCGTCCGGGCGAGATGCCGCACGCAACCTCTTGGGCATGATCCCCCGCCGCCTGCAGCGCAAGAGCAGTTGA